The following coding sequences are from one Microtus pennsylvanicus isolate mMicPen1 chromosome 1, mMicPen1.hap1, whole genome shotgun sequence window:
- the Dynlt2 gene encoding dynein light chain Tctex-type protein 2, with product MDRRARMTKQTTSQAPHHSPVAPKRERRPSMFEKEAYAQILRERLRESFHDVQYVEPPFDDSIADIGKEWKSALAKLKFANSYRMEPLKKFQAHSVETKIQQILKESLKDVKYDDKAFSHLSLDLADRVLAAVKEFGYHRYKFIIKVLFIQKTGQAINIASRWIWDVAWDSWVQAQHETESYVALVLVFALYCE from the exons ATGGACCGGCGAGCCCGAATGACGAAGCAGACCACCAGCCAAGCGCCGCATCACTCCCCGGTGGCGCCTAAGAGGGAAAGGAGGCCTAGCATGTTCGAGAAGGAGGCA tATGCACAGATCTTAAGAGAAAGACTGAGAGAATCTTTTCATGATGTTCAGTATGTGGAACCTCCGTTTGATGATTCAATTGCTGATATAGGCAAAGAATGGAAGAGTGCCCTGGCAAAATTAAAGTTTGCTAATTCATATAGAATGGAGCCATTGAAGAAATTCCAAGCACATTCAGTAGAAACTAAAATCCAGCAGATCTTAAAG gaaagtctTAAAGATGTCAAATATGATGATAAAGCCTTCTCTCATTTGTCACTTGACTTGGCAGATCGAGTATTGGCAGCAGTCAAAGAATTTGGGTACCACCGTTATAAATTCATTATAAAAGTATTATTTATTCAAAAGACTGGTCAAGCAATAAAT ATTGCCAGCAGATGGATCTGGGATGTGGCGTGGGACAGCTGGGTCCAAGCTCAGCATGAAACAGAGTCTTACGTGGCGCTGGTTTTGGTATTTGCTCTCTACTGCGAATAG